TCGATCTTATTACGGTATGTTAGCATGTGCGGCTTAAAAACTGGTATCAAAAGTTCGCATTAAGGCTTTGTTATGACCCGACAATCCTGGCTGATCAACGTCAGCCTGTTGAGAACCCATCCCGCGTTTCGCGCTGTTTTTATTGCCCGTTTTATCTCGATTGTGTCGCTGGGGCTGCTCGGCGTCGCCGTGCCGGTGCAGATCCAGGCCATGACCCACTCCAGCTGGCGGGTGGGGCTGGCGGTGACCCTGACCGGCGGAGCGATGTTTGTTGGCCTGATGCTCGGCGGCGTGCTGGCGGACCGCTACGAGCGCAAGCGCCTGATCCTGCTGGCGCGCGGCACCTGCGGTGTTGGCTTTATTGGCCTCTGCCTCAACGCCGCGCTGCCGGAGCCTTCGCTGCTGGCGATCTATCTGCTCGGCCTGTGGGACGGCTTTTTCGGTGCGCTGGGCGTCACGGCGCTGCTGGCCGCCACCCCGGCGCTGGTGGGGCGGGAGAACCTGATGCAGGCCGGGGCGATCACCATGCTCACCGTGCGGCTGGGATCGGTTATCTCACCGATGCTTGGCGGCCTGCTGCTCGCCTCCGGGGGCGTGGTGTGGAACTATGCCCTGGCGGCGGCAGGAACCTTTATCACTACTCTGACCCTGCTGCGTCTGCCTCAGCTACCCCCGCCGCCTCAGCCGCGTGAGCATCCCCTGAAGTCGCTGCTGGCGGCGTTTCGCTTCCTGCTGCGCAGCCCGCTGATCGGCGGTATCGCCCTGCTGGGCGGCCTGCTGACAATGGCCAGCGCGGTACGCGTGCTCTATCCGGCGCTGGCGATCCACTGGCAGATGTCAGCCGCCGAGATCGGCATCCTCTACGCGGCCCTGCCGCTCGGGGCCGCCGTGGGGGCGCTCACCAGCGGCAATCTGGTCCAGCGTCCGCGCCCTGGGGCGATTATCCTCTTCTCTACTCTCGGTGCTTTTATCGCCATCGCCCTGTTTAGCCTGATGCCGGTCTGGCCGCTGGGGGTGCTGTTTCTTGCCCTGGCGGGCTGGCTGAGCGCCATCAGCTCGCTGCTTCAGTACACGCTACTGCAAACCCAGACGCCGGAGGCGATGCTGGGCCGGATCAACGGCCTGTGGACGGCGCAGAACGTTACCGGGGATGCAGTTGGTGCGGCATTGCTGGGGGGGATGAGCGTGGCGATGACGCCCGCCGCCTCGGCCAGCGTCGGCGGGGCGGTGCTGGCGGTGACGGGCGCGATACTGATCCTGCTTCTCGGTGAACTGCGGCGTTTCCACCACAGCCCACCCGTTGACGCTTAACTAAACAGCGTGGAGAAGCGCTTGAGCAGCAGAGTGGCGCTGTAGTAGTCGAGGCGGAACGTCTCGGTGCCGAGGGCATAGACGCGTTTGTTCTGAACCGCACTCAAATGGCTCAGCAGCGGGTTGGCGTAAATAGCCTCGGCGTCTTTCTCGTTACCTGCGAAGAGGAACAGCGCTTCGCCATTCAGTCCGGCGGCAAGGTTCTCCCCGCCCAGCTGGATGATATCGTGCCGCTTGCCCTGACTCTGGCTGGCGTGTAGTCCTTCAGGCAGCGTCGCCAGGGTAAAGCCCAGCTGCGAGAGCAGCTGCCCCTGGGCTGAGTCCGCGGTCCACAGGTTGGCACTGTGCGCCGCCGGGTTATAGACCAGGGCGCTGACCGGCTGCGGCGTTAGCATCATCTGCTGCTTCACCTTCGCCAGCTGCTGATTAAAATCGCTAATGCGGGCTTTGGCCTGCTGCTCCTGACCGGTGATCTCCCCGAGCTGGGTGAGCAGCGTCTGCCAGCTCTTATCGTCGTAATTGATGATCAGCGTCGGGGCAATAGCGGAGAGCTGATCGTAAAGTGCCAGCGCCGAGTCGCCTCCGGTGGCACTGATGAGGATCAGATCCGGCATCTGGGCGGCGACCGCCTCCGCATTCGGCTCACCAATATAGAGCCGGGCAAGCTTGCGCTGCTTAGCGATCTCGCCCCATTGGCGCAGGAAGCCGTTCTCGTCGGCAACGCGGTTGTTTGGCGCGGTTGCGCCGCTGGCCACCACCGGGGCGTCAATCGCCAGCAGCGAGCCGGTGAGGGTGACGCTGGTTGAGACAATGCGCAGAGGTTTATGATCGAGGGTATGAACGCCCCGGCTGTCAGCGATCTGGCGCGGCCAGTCGGCTGCGTGGGCTACAGAAAATCCTAAAACAAAAAGACCCAGCATGAGCAGGGACTTAAGCGAAAGCGGGGGGAGTCTCACGGCGTGCATCCTGTTATTGTGCGGCTAATGCTTCTCATTTTCATCATTGCGCCGCCGGATGCAAGTTTTTAGCCGCACAAAACTGCGCTCTCTGAGGTTGACATCGCCCGGGATAACTCTTAGCTTACCGACCAAAATATAAATGATAATAATTCTTACTACCTTTATCGTTTCGGAGAGGGATATGGATTTGTCAATGGCAGAGGAGACTCAGCTTACCGTGAACACGCTGGCATCAGACCAATTTTTCTTTATGTCGCCGTATCGCAGCTTCAGCACCTCGGGCTGTTTTATGCGCATCAGCGAACCGGCTAACGGCGGGGACGATCTCAACGGCGCCTTCCAGCAGCGGCTGGCTCAGGCGTTCAGCGAGGCCAAAAAGCAGGGAATTGCCAGGCCGATTGTGGTGGGCGCCATTCCGTTTGATACCACTCAGCCCTCGGCGCTGTTTATTCCCCGCGCCTGGGAGCGTTTCTCCCGTCCCGAGAAGCAGCACTCCGCACGCTACGTCCAGGGGGGGAATGCCCTCAGCGTGGTCACCCGCAAGGCGATCCCCGAGCATCCGGTCTTTACCGATATGGTGGCCCGCGCCGCCGCGCTCACCGCCACTCCGCAGGTCGATAAGGTTGTGCTTTCCCGCCTGATCGATATCACCACCGACAAACGCGTAGACAGCGGGGCGCTGCTGGAGCGGCTGATTGCCCAGAACCCGGCCAGCTTTAACTTCCACGTGCCGCTGCCCGACGGCGGCGTGCTGCTGGGGGCCAGCCCGGAGCTGCTGCTGCGTAAAGAGGCGGCGCATTTTAGTTCCCTGCCGCTGGCCGGCTCTGCCCGTCGTCAGCCGGATGACATGCTGGATCGCGAGGCGGGCAACAAGCTGCTGGCCTCTGAGAAAGATCGCCACGAGCATGAGCTGGTGACCCAGGCGATGAAAACCGTGCTCGCCCCTCGCAGCCGTGAGCTGACCCTGCCGGATTCACCCCAGCTGGTGAATACGCCAACCCTCTGGCATCTGGCTACCCCTATCGAAGGGGTGGCGCAGGCGCAGGAGAATGCCCTGTCGCTGGCCTGTCTGCTGCATCCAACCCCGGCGCTGAGCGGCTTCCCGCATCAGGCAGCAAAAGATCTCATTGCCGAGCTGGAGCCGTTTAACCGCGAGCTGTTCGGCGGCATCGTCGGCTGGTGCGACGCCGACGGCAACGGCGAGTGGGTCGTCACTATCCGCTGCGCGCGCCTGCACGACAACCAGGTCCGCCTGTTTGCCGGGGCGGGGATTGTCCCGGCCTCGTCGCCGGAGGCCGAATGGCGCGAGACCGGCGTAAAACTCACCACCATGCTCAACGTTTTTGGTTTGCATTAAGGAGCAATCATGACAATTCCTTTTACCCGCTGGCCCGATGAATTTGCCCGGCGCTACCGCGAGAAAGGCTACTGGCAGGATCTGCCCCTGAGCGATATTTTGACCCGCCATGCCCAGAGCGATGCGCTGGCGGTGATCGACGGTGAACGCGAGCTGAACTATCGCCAGCTGAACCAGGCGGCGGATAACCTGGCCGCCTCGTTGCAGGCAAAGGGGCTGCGGGCGGGGGAAACCGCGCTGGTGCAGCTCGGCAACGTGGCGGAGTTCTACATCACCTTCTTTGCCCTGTTGAAAATCGGCGTCGCGCCGGTGAATGCGCTCTTCAGCCATCAACGCAGCGAGCTAAACGCCTACGCGCTGCAGATCAAACCGGCCCTGCTGGTGGCCGACCGCGACCATAGCCTGTTTAGCGACGATGGTTTTCTTAACGGCTTCGTCGAGGAGCATAGCTCGCTGCGGGTGGTGCTGCTGCGTAACGAACCTGGCGAGCATGCCCTGGAGGCGGCCATTGCCCGTCCGGGTGAGCGCGTCGTAAGCGCGCCGACGCCTGCCGATGAGGTGGCATTCTTCCAGCTCTCCGGCGGCAGTACCGGCACGCCGAAGCTGATCCCGCGCACCCATAACGACTACTACTACAGCATTCGTCGCAGCAATGAGATCTGCCATTTCGATAACAGAACGCGCTACCTCTGCGCCCTGCCGGCGGCGCACAACTACCCGCTGAGCTCCCCGGGCGCGCTCGGCGTCTTCCTGGCCGAAGGCTGCGTGGTGCTGGCCGCCGATCCCAGCGCCACGCTCTGCTTCCCGCTGATTGAGAAGCACCAAATCAACGTCACCGCGCTGGTGCCGCCCGCCGTTAGCCTCTGGCTGCAGGCGATCCACGAGTGGGGCAGCAACGCCCAGCTGGCCTCGCTCACATTGCTGCAAGTCGGTGGGGCGCGGCTCTCCGCCACCCTCGCCGCGCGTATTCCGGCAGAGATAGGCTGCCAGCTTCAGCAGGTATTCGGCATGGCCGAGGGGCTGGTGAACTATACCCGCCTCGATGACAGCATGGAGCGCATCAACCATACCCAGGGCTGTCCGATGAGCCCGGATGACGAAGTGTGGGTAGCGGACGCCGACGGCAATCCGCTCCCGTGCGGCGAGGTAGGTCGCCTGATGACGCGCGGGCCCTACACCTTCCGGGGCTACTTCAATAGCCCGCAGCATAACGCCAGCGCCTTTGACGAGAACGGTTTTTACTGCTCCGGCGATTTGATTGCTATTGACGAGGCGGGCTACATCACCGTTCAGGGGCGCGAGAAGGATCAGATCAACCGTGGGGGCGAGAAGATCGCCGCCGAAGAGGTCGAGAACCTGCTCCTGCGCCACCCGGCCATTATTCATGCCGCGCTGGTGAGCATGGAAGACAGCCTGCTCGGCGAGAAGAGCTGTGCGTATCTGGTGGTATCCCAGCCGGTGCGCGCCGTAGAGATCCGCCGTTTCCTGCGCGAGCAGGGCGTTGCCGAATTTAAACTGCCCGATCGCGTGGAGTGCGTGGACGCGCTGCCGCTGACACCGGTTGGCAAGGTCGATAAGAAAGAGCTGCGCCTGCGGCTGGCCGAACGGTCCCAGGCGTAACATAGGAGAGAAGTATGGCAATCCCAAAATTAACTGGCTACGCGCTGCCTGCGGCCACCGAGATCCCGCAGAACAAAGTTAGCTGGGCCTTCGAACCCGAGCGCGCCGCGCTGTTAATTCATGATATGCAGGACTATTTTATCAACTTCTGGGGCGAAAACTGCCCGATGATGGCTCAGGTCGTGGCGAACATCGCCGCCCTGCGTGAATTCTGCAAGCAGCACAACATCCCGGTCTACTACACCGCCCAGCCGAAAGAGCAGAGCGATGAAGATCGCGCCCTGCTGAACGATATGTGGGGACCAGGCCTGACCCGTAAACCGGAGGAGCAGCAGGTCGTTGCCGCCCTGGCCCCGGACGAGGAGGACACCGTGCTGGTGAAGTGGCGCTACAGCGCCTTCCACCGCTCGCCGCTGGAGCAGATGCTGAAAGAGAGCGGGCGCAACCAGCTTCTGATCACCGGCGTCTATGCCCATATTGGCTGCATGACCACCGCCACCGACGCCTTTATGCGCGACATCAAGCCCTTTATGGTGGCCGACGCGCTGGCGGACTTTAGCCGCGACGAGCACCTGATGGCGCTTAACTACGTGGCCGGACGTTCCGGACGGGTAGTGATGACCGAGGATCTGCTCCCGGTGCCGGTCAGCAAGGCGGCGCTGCGTGCCGTGGTGCTGCCCCTGCTCGATGAGTCCGACGAGCCGATGGATGATGAGAACCTGATTGACTACGGCCTCGATTCGGTGCGGATGATGGCCCTGGCCGCGCGCTGGCGCAAGGTCTATGGTGATATCGATTTTGTCATGCTGGCGAAAAATCCCACCCTCGACGCCTGGTGGGCGCTGCTCTCCCGTGAGGTGAAATAGTGGCCGGGCTGGATTTTAGCGGCAAGACGGTGTGGGTTACCGGGGCAGGGAAGGGCATCGGCTACGCGACGGCGCTGGCCTTTGCCGAGGCGGGGGCACAGGTCACGGGCTTCGATCGTGACTTTAGCCACGCCACCTATCCCTTCGCCTGTGAAACGCTGGATATCGCCAACGCCGACCAGGTGGCGGCGGTGTGCCAGCGCCTGCTGGTAACCACGGCCCGTCTCGACGTACTGGTGAATGCGGCGGGGATCCTCCGCATGGGAGCAACCGACCAGCTGTCGCTTGACGACTGGCAGCAGACGCTGGCGGTCAACGTCGGCGGTGCGTTTAACCTCTTCCAGCAGACCATGGCCCAGTTCCGCACCCAGCGGGGCGGGGCGATCGTCACCGTTGCCTCTGACGCCGCCCATACGCCGCGTATCGGCATGAGCGCCTACGGAGCCTCGAAGGCGGCGCTGAAGAGCCTGGCCCTGACCGTAGGGCTGGAGCTGTCCGCCAGCGGCGTGCGGTGTAACATTGTTTCGCCGGGCTCTACCGACACCGATATGCAGCGCACGCTGTGGACCCGCCCGGATGCCGAGCAGCAGCGCATTCGCGGCTTTGGCGAGCAGTTCAAGCTGGGGATCCCGTTGGGCAAAATTGCTCGCCCGCAGGAGATCGCCAATACCATTCTGTTTCTCGCCTCCGATCTCGCCAGCCATATTACGCTACAGGACATCGTGGTGGACGGTGGCTCGACGCTGGGGGCCTGATCGTGATCTGGAAACGTCATCTCACCCTTGCTGAACTCAATGCCACCAGCAGCAACACCCTGGTCGCCCATTTGGGGATTGTCTATACCCGGCTGGACGACGACCTGCTGGAGGCGGAGATGCCCGTCGACGCCCGCACTCATCAGCCGTTTGGCCTGCTGCACGGTGGCGCCTCGGCGGCGCTGGCCGAAACGCTTGGCTCAATGGCGGGTTACCTGATGACCCGCGACGGTCAGTGCGTGGTCGGCACCGAGCTGAACGCCACCCACCACCGCCCGGTATCGCAGGGGAAAGTGCGCGGCGTCTGCCAGCCGCTGCACCTCAGCCGCCAGAGCCAGAGCTGGGAGATTGCGGTTTTTGACGAGCAGGGCAGACGGTGCTGCACCTGTCGTCTGAGCACCGCGGTCTTAGGCTAAGGTATTGCCGGGCGGCACCGCGTTTGCCCGGCCTACAACTTCCCTCACGTTTCATCCCGCATAAGTGATCTCCATTACAGAGTGTTGTAAATAACCGGTTGTCCCTCTGCTTTCTGACGTAACAACATTGTTAAAACCCGCCGCCTGATCTAGAAACAAAATGTAACATCTTCCTGCCTCAGCCAACGGAAAACGACTATGCAAAACTCAGGGAAATACCTTATTTGGGCATTGCTCGCGGTAATAGGAGCTTTTGCCCTCGGCTATATCGCACTTAATCGAGGTGAACAGATTAACGCCTTATGGATTGTGGTGGCAGCCGTCTGTATCTATCTGATCGCCTATCGCTTTTATGGGCAGTACATCGCCCGCAACGTGCTGGCGGTGGATCCGACCCGCATGACACCCGCCGTACGCCATAACGACGGGCTGGATTACGTTCCCACGGATAAGAAGGTGCTGTTTGGTCACCACTTTGCGGCGATTGCCGGAGCGGGGCCGCTGGTGGGACCGGTGCTGGCGGCGCAGATGGGCTACCTGCCGGGGATGATCTGGATCCTCGCCGGGGTGGTGCTCGCTGGGGCAGTGCAGGATTTTATGGTGCTCTTCGTCTCCACCCGCCGCGACGGCCGTTCGCTGGGGGAGCTGGTGAAAGAGGAGATGGGACCGACGGCGGGCGTGATCGCCCTGGTGGCCTGCTTTATAATCATGGTGATCATCCTGGCCGTGCTGGCGATGATCGTGGTCAAGGCCCTGACCCACAGCCCGTGGGGTACTTATACCGTGGCCTTCACCATTCCGCTGGCGATCTTTATGGGGATCTACATTCGCTATCTGCGTCCCGGACGCATTGGTGAAGTCTCGGTGATCGGCCTCGTGCTGCTGATTTTCGCTATCATCTCCGGCGGCTGGGTGGCGGAAAGCCCAACCTGGGCACCGATGTTCGACTTTACCGGCGTGCAGCTGACCTGGATGCTGGTGGGCTACGGCTTTATCGCGGCGGTGCTGCCGGTGTGGCTGCTGCTGGCCCCGCGTGACTATCTCTCTACCTTCCTGAAAATCGGCACCATTATTGGCCTGGCGATCGGTATCCTGATCATGCGTCCAACGTTGACCATGCCCGCGCTGACCAAATTTGTCGACGGCACCGGCCCGGTGTGGACCGGTAACCTCTTCCCGTTCCTGTTTATCACCATCGCCTGCGGGGCGGTGTCGGGCTTCCATGCCCTGATCTCCTCCGGCACCACGCCGAAGATGCTGGCCAACGAGGGCCAGGCCTGCCTGATTGGCTACGGCGGGATGCTGATGGAGTCCTTCGTGGCGATCATGGCCCTGGTCTCCGCCTGCATTATCGATCCGGGCGTCTACTTCGCGATGAACAGCCCGATGGCGGTGTTGGCCCCTGCCGGTACGGCGGACGTGGTCGCCTCGGCGGCGCAGGTGGTGAGCGGCTGGGGCTTTAGCATTACGCCGGACACCCTCAACCAGATTGCTAACGAGGTGGGCGAGCAGACCATTATCTCCCGTGCAGGCGGGGCACCGACCCTGGCGGTTGGGATGGCCTATATTCTCCACGGCGCGCTGGGTGGGCTGATGGACGTCTCGTTCTGGTACCACTTTGCCATCTTGTTTGAGGCGCTGTTTATCCTCACGGCGGTGGATGCGGGCACCCGTGCGGCGCGCTTTATGCTGCAGGATCTGCTGGGGGTGGTAAGCCCGGGGCTGAAGCGTACCGACTCGCTGCCCGCGAACCTGCTGGCGACGGCGCTCTGCGTGCTGGCATGGGGCTACTTCCTCCATCAGGGAGTGGTGGATCCGCTCGGTGGCATCAACACTCTCTGGCCGTTGTTTGGTATCGCTAACCAGATGCTGGCCGGGATGGCGCTGATGCTCTGCGCGGTGGTGCTGTTCAAGATGAAACGCCAGCGCTTTGCATGGGTAGCCCTCGTGCCTACCGCATGGCTGCTGATCTGTACCCTGACCGCAGGCTGGCAGAAAGCCTTTAGCCCGGACGTAAAAGTGGGCTTCCTGGCGATCGCTAACCGCTTCCAGGGCATGATCGACAGCGGGAGTATTCCGGCCCAGTACAC
Above is a genomic segment from Enterobacter sp. C2 containing:
- the entA gene encoding 2,3-dihydro-2,3-dihydroxybenzoate dehydrogenase EntA, whose amino-acid sequence is MAGLDFSGKTVWVTGAGKGIGYATALAFAEAGAQVTGFDRDFSHATYPFACETLDIANADQVAAVCQRLLVTTARLDVLVNAAGILRMGATDQLSLDDWQQTLAVNVGGAFNLFQQTMAQFRTQRGGAIVTVASDAAHTPRIGMSAYGASKAALKSLALTVGLELSASGVRCNIVSPGSTDTDMQRTLWTRPDAEQQRIRGFGEQFKLGIPLGKIARPQEIANTILFLASDLASHITLQDIVVDGGSTLGA
- a CDS encoding isochorismatase; protein product: MAIPKLTGYALPAATEIPQNKVSWAFEPERAALLIHDMQDYFINFWGENCPMMAQVVANIAALREFCKQHNIPVYYTAQPKEQSDEDRALLNDMWGPGLTRKPEEQQVVAALAPDEEDTVLVKWRYSAFHRSPLEQMLKESGRNQLLITGVYAHIGCMTTATDAFMRDIKPFMVADALADFSRDEHLMALNYVAGRSGRVVMTEDLLPVPVSKAALRAVVLPLLDESDEPMDDENLIDYGLDSVRMMALAARWRKVYGDIDFVMLAKNPTLDAWWALLSREVK
- the cstA gene encoding pyruvate/proton symporter CstA, with the translated sequence MQNSGKYLIWALLAVIGAFALGYIALNRGEQINALWIVVAAVCIYLIAYRFYGQYIARNVLAVDPTRMTPAVRHNDGLDYVPTDKKVLFGHHFAAIAGAGPLVGPVLAAQMGYLPGMIWILAGVVLAGAVQDFMVLFVSTRRDGRSLGELVKEEMGPTAGVIALVACFIIMVIILAVLAMIVVKALTHSPWGTYTVAFTIPLAIFMGIYIRYLRPGRIGEVSVIGLVLLIFAIISGGWVAESPTWAPMFDFTGVQLTWMLVGYGFIAAVLPVWLLLAPRDYLSTFLKIGTIIGLAIGILIMRPTLTMPALTKFVDGTGPVWTGNLFPFLFITIACGAVSGFHALISSGTTPKMLANEGQACLIGYGGMLMESFVAIMALVSACIIDPGVYFAMNSPMAVLAPAGTADVVASAAQVVSGWGFSITPDTLNQIANEVGEQTIISRAGGAPTLAVGMAYILHGALGGLMDVSFWYHFAILFEALFILTAVDAGTRAARFMLQDLLGVVSPGLKRTDSLPANLLATALCVLAWGYFLHQGVVDPLGGINTLWPLFGIANQMLAGMALMLCAVVLFKMKRQRFAWVALVPTAWLLICTLTAGWQKAFSPDVKVGFLAIANRFQGMIDSGSIPAQYTESQLRQLVFNNRLDAGLTIFFMVVVVVLAVYSLKTALAALKAPQPTAKETPYEPMPASADQVVAQAKRAH
- the entC gene encoding isochorismate synthase EntC; the protein is MDLSMAEETQLTVNTLASDQFFFMSPYRSFSTSGCFMRISEPANGGDDLNGAFQQRLAQAFSEAKKQGIARPIVVGAIPFDTTQPSALFIPRAWERFSRPEKQHSARYVQGGNALSVVTRKAIPEHPVFTDMVARAAALTATPQVDKVVLSRLIDITTDKRVDSGALLERLIAQNPASFNFHVPLPDGGVLLGASPELLLRKEAAHFSSLPLAGSARRQPDDMLDREAGNKLLASEKDRHEHELVTQAMKTVLAPRSRELTLPDSPQLVNTPTLWHLATPIEGVAQAQENALSLACLLHPTPALSGFPHQAAKDLIAELEPFNRELFGGIVGWCDADGNGEWVVTIRCARLHDNQVRLFAGAGIVPASSPEAEWRETGVKLTTMLNVFGLH
- the entS gene encoding enterobactin transporter EntS; translation: MTRQSWLINVSLLRTHPAFRAVFIARFISIVSLGLLGVAVPVQIQAMTHSSWRVGLAVTLTGGAMFVGLMLGGVLADRYERKRLILLARGTCGVGFIGLCLNAALPEPSLLAIYLLGLWDGFFGALGVTALLAATPALVGRENLMQAGAITMLTVRLGSVISPMLGGLLLASGGVVWNYALAAAGTFITTLTLLRLPQLPPPPQPREHPLKSLLAAFRFLLRSPLIGGIALLGGLLTMASAVRVLYPALAIHWQMSAAEIGILYAALPLGAAVGALTSGNLVQRPRPGAIILFSTLGAFIAIALFSLMPVWPLGVLFLALAGWLSAISSLLQYTLLQTQTPEAMLGRINGLWTAQNVTGDAVGAALLGGMSVAMTPAASASVGGAVLAVTGAILILLLGELRRFHHSPPVDA
- the entH gene encoding proofreading thioesterase EntH yields the protein MIWKRHLTLAELNATSSNTLVAHLGIVYTRLDDDLLEAEMPVDARTHQPFGLLHGGASAALAETLGSMAGYLMTRDGQCVVGTELNATHHRPVSQGKVRGVCQPLHLSRQSQSWEIAVFDEQGRRCCTCRLSTAVLG
- the entE gene encoding (2,3-dihydroxybenzoyl)adenylate synthase EntE, whose amino-acid sequence is MTIPFTRWPDEFARRYREKGYWQDLPLSDILTRHAQSDALAVIDGERELNYRQLNQAADNLAASLQAKGLRAGETALVQLGNVAEFYITFFALLKIGVAPVNALFSHQRSELNAYALQIKPALLVADRDHSLFSDDGFLNGFVEEHSSLRVVLLRNEPGEHALEAAIARPGERVVSAPTPADEVAFFQLSGGSTGTPKLIPRTHNDYYYSIRRSNEICHFDNRTRYLCALPAAHNYPLSSPGALGVFLAEGCVVLAADPSATLCFPLIEKHQINVTALVPPAVSLWLQAIHEWGSNAQLASLTLLQVGGARLSATLAARIPAEIGCQLQQVFGMAEGLVNYTRLDDSMERINHTQGCPMSPDDEVWVADADGNPLPCGEVGRLMTRGPYTFRGYFNSPQHNASAFDENGFYCSGDLIAIDEAGYITVQGREKDQINRGGEKIAAEEVENLLLRHPAIIHAALVSMEDSLLGEKSCAYLVVSQPVRAVEIRRFLREQGVAEFKLPDRVECVDALPLTPVGKVDKKELRLRLAERSQA
- the fepB gene encoding Fe2+-enterobactin ABC transporter substrate-binding protein; the encoded protein is MLGLFVLGFSVAHAADWPRQIADSRGVHTLDHKPLRIVSTSVTLTGSLLAIDAPVVASGATAPNNRVADENGFLRQWGEIAKQRKLARLYIGEPNAEAVAAQMPDLILISATGGDSALALYDQLSAIAPTLIINYDDKSWQTLLTQLGEITGQEQQAKARISDFNQQLAKVKQQMMLTPQPVSALVYNPAAHSANLWTADSAQGQLLSQLGFTLATLPEGLHASQSQGKRHDIIQLGGENLAAGLNGEALFLFAGNEKDAEAIYANPLLSHLSAVQNKRVYALGTETFRLDYYSATLLLKRFSTLFS